From the genome of Phragmitibacter flavus, one region includes:
- a CDS encoding ABC transporter ATP-binding protein gives MIELRDIRKIYRQGDVDSHVLQGLNITINEGEYVCIMGPSGCGKSTLLNVLGCLDQPTSGEYLLGGQDVATLNDDDLSRARCRNLGFIFQSYNLIQQLSVLENIEVPLYYKGIPQAESRIISTRLATQVGLDHRLHHRPNQLSGGQQQRVAIARSLANDPLVILADEATGNLDSKSGKEILDIFDDLNAAGKTMVFVTHDERMVERCSRVIRLKDGFLDKDEPGAKAKAKLSVSSVPLSAVPV, from the coding sequence ATCATCGAGCTTCGCGACATCCGCAAAATCTACCGGCAGGGTGATGTCGACTCCCATGTCCTCCAGGGCCTCAACATCACCATCAACGAAGGTGAATACGTCTGCATCATGGGTCCTTCAGGCTGCGGCAAATCCACCCTGCTCAACGTCCTCGGCTGCCTCGACCAACCCACCAGCGGCGAATATCTTCTCGGCGGGCAAGATGTCGCCACCCTAAACGACGACGACCTTTCCCGCGCCCGCTGCCGCAACCTCGGCTTCATCTTCCAAAGCTACAATCTCATCCAGCAGCTCAGCGTCCTCGAAAACATCGAAGTCCCCCTTTATTACAAAGGCATTCCCCAGGCAGAAAGCCGCATCATCTCCACCCGTCTCGCCACCCAAGTTGGACTCGACCACCGCCTCCATCACCGTCCCAACCAACTCTCCGGCGGCCAGCAACAACGCGTCGCCATCGCCCGCTCTTTGGCCAACGACCCACTTGTGATCCTCGCTGACGAAGCCACCGGCAACCTCGACAGCAAATCCGGCAAAGAGATCCTCGACATCTTCGACGACCTCAATGCCGCCGGCAAAACCATGGTCTTCGTCACTCACGACGAACGCATGGTCGAACGCTGCTCCCGCGTCATCCGCCTCAAAGACGGCTTTCTCGACAAAGACGAACCCGGCGCCAAAGCAAAAGCAAAGCTCTCAGTTTCAAGTGTTCCGCTTTCCGCAGTTCCCGTCTGA